A region from the Beduinella massiliensis genome encodes:
- a CDS encoding ATP-binding cassette domain-containing protein, which translates to MASILSLEGICKAYSERRLLDGATLYVQPGDRIGVVGLNGTGKSTLLKIAAGEEAPDAGTVTRKSALTVAYLPQAPDFARGHTVLEQVFLGLSRDVRDAAEYEAKTMLTKLGVADYEQDVASLSGGQKKRVALAAALIRPVDLLLLDEPTNHIDERTIEWLEAELKRYPGALMMVTHDRYFLDRVCGRIVEIDGGGLYVHEGNFSYYLEQKAAREEMEVASARKRRSILRTELEWLKRGARARSTKQKARIQRYEELSKVEGPKGTEQLQMGSASARLGRKVVEIEDVSKGFDGVKLIEHFSYVLLRDDRVGIVGPNGCGKTTLLSMIARMQQPDSGRIDVGDTVRFGVFAQEYPPVDPDLRVIDYMRSIAEYVQTPDGKLSASQMLESFLFPPEQQYTQVRRLSGGERRRLYLCSVLMLSPNVLLLDEPTNDLDIQTLAILEDYLDSFAGAAVVVSHDRFFLDRVCGRLFAFEGTHLAPYVCSYSEYANLRDEAERERERGQFERPAQGRRERTRELRFSFKEQREYETIDETIATLEAQAAAIDAQMEAAASDYVRLQELEQQKLEAQARLEQAMERWVYLNELAERIAAQEAEK; encoded by the coding sequence AGGCTGCTGGATGGCGCGACGCTGTACGTGCAGCCCGGCGACCGCATCGGCGTGGTGGGTCTCAACGGCACGGGCAAGTCCACGCTGCTCAAGATCGCGGCGGGCGAGGAGGCGCCGGACGCGGGTACGGTCACGAGAAAGAGCGCGCTGACCGTCGCTTACCTGCCGCAGGCGCCGGATTTTGCGCGCGGGCATACGGTGCTGGAGCAGGTGTTCCTGGGCCTGTCGCGGGACGTGCGGGACGCCGCGGAGTACGAAGCGAAGACGATGCTTACAAAGCTCGGCGTTGCGGACTATGAGCAGGACGTCGCATCCCTCTCCGGAGGGCAGAAAAAGCGCGTCGCGCTCGCCGCCGCGCTGATTCGGCCCGTGGATCTGCTGCTGCTCGACGAGCCGACCAACCACATCGACGAGCGGACGATCGAATGGCTAGAGGCGGAGCTGAAGCGCTACCCTGGCGCGCTGATGATGGTGACGCATGATCGATACTTTCTGGACCGCGTATGCGGCCGCATCGTGGAAATCGACGGCGGCGGGCTCTACGTGCACGAAGGCAATTTTTCGTACTATCTGGAGCAGAAGGCCGCGCGCGAGGAGATGGAGGTCGCCAGCGCGAGAAAGCGCAGAAGCATCCTCCGCACGGAGCTCGAATGGCTGAAGCGCGGCGCGCGCGCCCGTTCGACCAAGCAGAAGGCGCGCATTCAGCGCTACGAGGAGCTTTCAAAGGTCGAGGGCCCAAAAGGGACGGAGCAGCTCCAAATGGGTTCAGCCAGCGCGCGGCTGGGCCGCAAGGTCGTGGAAATCGAGGACGTGAGCAAGGGCTTTGACGGCGTGAAGCTGATCGAGCACTTCTCCTACGTGCTGCTGCGCGACGACCGCGTGGGCATCGTAGGGCCCAACGGCTGCGGCAAGACGACGCTGCTTTCGATGATTGCGAGGATGCAGCAGCCGGACAGCGGCCGCATCGACGTAGGCGATACGGTTCGCTTCGGCGTCTTTGCACAGGAATACCCGCCGGTCGATCCCGACCTTCGAGTGATCGACTACATGCGCTCCATCGCGGAATACGTGCAGACACCGGACGGAAAGCTGAGCGCTTCGCAGATGCTGGAGAGCTTCCTCTTCCCCCCGGAGCAGCAGTATACCCAGGTGCGCAGGCTCTCCGGCGGCGAGCGGCGGCGGCTGTATCTTTGCAGCGTGCTGATGCTCTCTCCCAACGTATTGCTACTCGACGAGCCTACGAACGATCTGGACATCCAGACGCTTGCGATTCTTGAGGACTATCTGGACAGCTTCGCGGGCGCGGCGGTGGTCGTTTCGCACGACCGGTTCTTCCTGGATCGTGTGTGCGGGCGCCTGTTCGCGTTCGAGGGAACGCATCTTGCGCCTTACGTCTGCTCCTACAGCGAGTACGCGAACCTGCGGGACGAGGCGGAGCGAGAGAGAGAACGCGGGCAATTTGAACGGCCGGCGCAGGGGCGGCGGGAGCGCACGCGCGAGCTGCGTTTTTCCTTCAAGGAGCAGCGGGAGTACGAGACCATCGACGAGACGATCGCCACGCTCGAAGCGCAGGCGGCGGCGATCGATGCGCAGATGGAGGCGGCGGCGAGCGATTACGTCCGTTTGCAGGAACTGGAGCAGCAAAAGCTGGAGGCGCAGGCACGTTTGGAACAGGCGATGGAGCGTTGGGTCTACCTAAATGAACTGGCGGAAAGGATCGCCGCTCAGGAGGCGGAAAAATAA
- a CDS encoding helix-turn-helix domain-containing protein, producing MQENIRMIAWEDATLRPSDYTHPFAHLHESSEVLYVQEGEIEVTFPEKTYRAAGGNLLFFAPLEVHRIRILRAPYRRFGLRVSRESLLCAVREPALCSIYTARPAGFSHLLCLPAAHPEVPALFREIVTLYREKKPYYLDAMEAVLSLFTVLLNRACPNAFPLVSPAIRDVVYEARGYLDDHFMESISIEALSRMFFMSHSYFTHAFHALTGSTPKQYLNLRRLAHARVLLGTTHQSMEEIAAQIRFSDSNAFIRAFKKELGITPGVYRRLVGSSTAPAPDKAAYARRIGTKPAEL from the coding sequence ATGCAAGAGAACATCCGCATGATCGCATGGGAGGACGCGACCCTGCGCCCCAGCGACTATACCCATCCCTTTGCCCACCTGCACGAATCGAGCGAGGTGCTGTACGTGCAGGAGGGAGAAATCGAGGTGACGTTTCCCGAAAAGACGTATCGCGCCGCCGGGGGAAATCTGCTCTTCTTTGCGCCTTTGGAGGTACACCGCATTCGCATCCTTCGCGCGCCATACAGGCGATTCGGCCTGCGCGTTTCGCGTGAATCGCTTCTTTGCGCCGTGCGTGAGCCCGCTCTCTGCTCGATTTATACCGCGCGTCCCGCGGGCTTTTCCCATTTGCTGTGCCTTCCGGCAGCCCATCCAGAGGTGCCCGCCCTCTTTCGGGAGATCGTAACCCTCTACCGCGAAAAGAAGCCGTATTATCTGGACGCGATGGAGGCTGTGCTGAGTCTGTTCACCGTCCTGCTGAACCGCGCCTGCCCGAACGCGTTTCCTCTGGTTTCTCCCGCCATCCGTGACGTAGTGTACGAGGCGCGAGGCTATCTGGACGATCACTTCATGGAGAGTATTTCCATCGAAGCGCTGTCCCGCATGTTTTTCATGAGTCATTCGTATTTCACACACGCCTTCCATGCGCTGACCGGCAGCACCCCCAAGCAATACCTGAACCTGCGCCGCCTCGCCCATGCGCGCGTGCTGCTCGGCACCACGCATCAATCCATGGAAGAAATCGCGGCGCAGATTCGCTTTTCGGACAGCAACGCCTTCATCCGCGCCTTTAAAAAGGAGCTCGGCATCACCCCCGGCGTCTATCGTCGCCTAGTGGGCAGTTCGACGGCCCCCGCACCCGACAAGGCCGCCTATGCGCGGCGCATCGGCACGAAGCCCGCCGAACTATAG